Proteins encoded by one window of Chromobacterium violaceum ATCC 12472:
- a CDS encoding M16 family metallopeptidase, which translates to MRLKTLSLLLALALSPALPIHAETAAPAVQRAQTLPYASVEGISEYRLANGLRVLLAPDDSKPTTTVNLTYLVGSRHEGYGETGMAHLLEHMLFKGTPTSGNLMSELSKRGMQFNGSTFFDRTNYYETFPADPASLDWALAMEADRMVNSKVARSDLDTEFSVVRNEMEQGENNPANVLWKQLSAITFDWHNYGHSTIGARSDVEKVRIENLQAFYRKYYQPDNAVLLVSGKFDPARALARIEAVFGKIPRPQRELVPTWTEEPQRDGEREVTVRRVGDTQLAATLYRTAASSHPDSAALQALAVILADTPNGRLYQSLVRAHKAVGVSAMPFELAEPGYILFMAELSKRQSLAEVRPILQASVEAIRAKPITAAELKRAKAALLKDIDQTLNDPQRLAVQLSESIAQGDWRLYFLQRDRIEALTVADVQRAAENYFKPSNRSYGQFIPTAQPDRAVIPPVPDVAAMIKGYQGKAAVAAGEAFDASPANIEARTRRGRLANGAEFALLAKQTRGNAVHGAFSFSFGDADSLRGQAATAELAANMLERGSRKLGRAAIADQLDALQASLDIGQDGQDLQVRFKTTRQNLPALLDLIAELLQQPAFPADEFEQLKRQALAGIDASRGEPQALAGQAVSQQLNAYARDDIRYSPTLDESYRDIAGVKLDALKRFHQQFYGAGHAQLALVGDFDDTAVRARLDQLFGRWNSKAAYRRVDGLLPPPKPASLSVATPDKANAVYSASLPLAISDDSPDYPALLLANEILGGGAQSRLLTRLRQQDGISYGAGSGVDAASFGKVGAWRMGAIFAPQNLDKLKRGVAEELARLLRDGVTAQELAEAKQGLLRTYQVALAQDGPLSDLLQRQLWQGRTMAFTQERLATLDRLTVDDVNAALRKYLKPELLTQAYAGDFAAKPAAGQPTP; encoded by the coding sequence ATGAGACTGAAGACCCTGAGCCTGCTGCTGGCGCTGGCCCTGTCGCCCGCGCTGCCCATCCACGCCGAAACCGCCGCGCCGGCCGTCCAGCGCGCGCAGACGCTGCCTTACGCCAGTGTCGAGGGCATCAGCGAATACCGGCTGGCCAACGGCCTGCGCGTGCTGCTGGCCCCGGACGACTCCAAGCCCACCACCACCGTCAACCTGACCTATCTGGTCGGCAGCCGGCACGAAGGCTACGGCGAAACCGGCATGGCCCATTTGCTGGAACACATGCTGTTCAAGGGCACGCCCACCAGCGGCAACCTGATGTCCGAGCTGTCCAAGCGCGGCATGCAGTTCAACGGCTCCACCTTCTTCGACCGCACCAACTACTACGAAACCTTCCCCGCCGACCCGGCCAGCCTGGACTGGGCGCTGGCGATGGAGGCCGACCGCATGGTCAACAGCAAGGTGGCCAGAAGCGATCTGGACACCGAGTTCTCGGTGGTGCGCAACGAGATGGAGCAAGGCGAGAACAATCCGGCCAACGTGCTGTGGAAGCAGCTGTCGGCGATCACCTTCGACTGGCACAACTACGGCCACAGCACGATAGGCGCGCGCTCAGACGTGGAGAAGGTGCGCATCGAAAACCTGCAGGCTTTCTACCGCAAGTACTACCAGCCGGACAACGCGGTGCTGCTGGTCAGCGGCAAGTTCGACCCCGCGCGCGCGCTGGCGCGGATCGAGGCGGTGTTCGGCAAGATCCCGCGCCCGCAGCGCGAACTGGTCCCCACCTGGACCGAGGAGCCGCAGCGCGACGGCGAGCGCGAAGTCACCGTGCGCCGCGTCGGCGACACCCAGCTGGCCGCGACGCTGTACCGCACCGCGGCCAGCAGCCACCCGGACAGCGCCGCGCTGCAGGCGCTGGCGGTGATCCTGGCCGACACGCCCAACGGCCGCCTGTACCAGAGCCTGGTCCGCGCCCACAAGGCGGTCGGCGTCAGCGCGATGCCGTTCGAGCTGGCCGAGCCCGGCTACATCCTGTTCATGGCCGAGCTGTCCAAGCGCCAGAGCCTGGCCGAGGTCCGCCCCATTCTGCAGGCCAGCGTCGAGGCCATCCGCGCCAAGCCCATCACCGCCGCCGAGCTCAAGCGCGCCAAGGCCGCGCTCTTGAAGGACATCGACCAAACGCTGAACGACCCGCAGCGGCTGGCGGTGCAGCTGTCCGAATCCATCGCCCAGGGCGACTGGCGGCTGTATTTCTTGCAGCGCGACCGCATCGAGGCGCTGACCGTCGCCGACGTGCAGCGGGCGGCGGAGAACTACTTCAAGCCCAGCAACCGCAGTTACGGCCAGTTCATTCCCACCGCCCAGCCCGACCGCGCCGTCATCCCGCCGGTTCCGGACGTGGCCGCGATGATCAAGGGCTACCAGGGCAAGGCCGCCGTCGCCGCCGGCGAAGCCTTCGACGCCAGCCCGGCCAATATCGAGGCCCGCACCCGTCGCGGCCGGCTCGCCAACGGCGCCGAGTTCGCGCTGCTGGCCAAGCAGACCCGCGGCAATGCCGTGCACGGGGCGTTCAGCTTCTCCTTCGGCGACGCCGACAGCCTGCGCGGCCAGGCCGCGACGGCCGAGTTGGCCGCCAACATGCTGGAGCGGGGCAGCCGCAAGCTCGGCCGCGCGGCCATCGCCGACCAGCTGGACGCGCTGCAGGCCAGCCTGGACATCGGCCAGGACGGCCAGGATCTGCAGGTGCGCTTCAAGACCACGCGCCAGAACCTGCCGGCGCTGCTCGATCTGATCGCCGAGCTGCTGCAGCAGCCGGCCTTCCCCGCCGACGAGTTCGAGCAACTGAAGCGCCAGGCGCTGGCCGGCATCGACGCCTCGCGCGGCGAGCCGCAGGCGCTGGCCGGCCAGGCCGTCAGCCAGCAGCTGAACGCCTACGCCAGAGACGACATCCGCTACAGCCCGACGCTGGACGAATCCTACCGCGACATCGCCGGGGTGAAGCTGGACGCGCTCAAGCGCTTCCACCAGCAGTTCTACGGCGCCGGCCACGCGCAGCTGGCGCTGGTCGGCGATTTCGACGACACCGCCGTCCGCGCTCGGCTGGACCAGCTGTTCGGCCGCTGGAACAGCAAGGCCGCCTACCGCCGCGTCGACGGCCTGCTGCCGCCGCCCAAGCCGGCCAGCCTGTCCGTCGCCACGCCGGACAAGGCCAACGCGGTCTACAGCGCCTCGCTGCCGCTGGCCATCAGCGACGATTCGCCCGACTACCCGGCGCTGCTGCTGGCCAACGAGATACTGGGCGGCGGCGCGCAATCGCGGCTGCTGACCCGGCTGCGCCAGCAGGACGGCATCAGCTACGGCGCCGGCAGCGGCGTCGACGCCGCCAGCTTCGGCAAGGTGGGCGCGTGGCGGATGGGCGCGATCTTCGCCCCGCAGAACCTGGACAAGCTCAAGCGGGGCGTGGCCGAGGAATTGGCGCGGCTGCTGCGCGACGGCGTCACCGCCCAGGAGCTGGCGGAAGCGAAGCAAGGCCTGCTGCGGACCTACCAGGTGGCGCTGGCCCAGGACGGCCCGCTCAGCGATCTGCTGCAGCGCCAGCTGTGGCAGGGCCGCACCATGGCCTTCACCCAGGAACGGCTGGCGACGCTGGACAGGCTGACGGTGGACGACGTCAACGCCGCCTTGCGCAAGTATCTGAAGCCGGAGCTGCTGACCCAGGCCTACGCCGGCGACTTCGCCGCCAAGCCGGCCGCGGGCCAGCCGACGCCCTGA
- the dinB gene encoding DNA polymerase IV, protein MNAPQRKIIHVDCDCFYAAIEMRDDPSLRDVPLAVGGRPETRGVVATCNYIARRYGVHSAMSSARALRLCPELLIVPPDMARYRLASQQIMAIYQRYTEVIEPLSLDEAYLDVTGQPHERGSATLMAEAIRRQIRDEVGITASAGIAPNKFLAKVASDWNKPDGQYLIRPRDIDAFVAVLPVEKIHGVGRVTAERLHRLGIRSCGDLRRWSPADLFRHFGSFGERLLALAHGRDERPVSTDRSRKTISVEETYAQDLPDLASCLSKLPELVDRLQARLARSGSPAFKGLSVKLKFDDFSQTTVEQPGYALSMAAFGQLLRAGHARGARPARLLGVGVKLADDFDLPRQLRLFGRDGRPLPDSAPPAEAPPGGPEADSAA, encoded by the coding sequence ATGAACGCCCCGCAACGCAAGATCATCCACGTCGATTGCGACTGCTTCTACGCCGCGATCGAAATGCGCGACGACCCCAGCCTGCGCGACGTGCCGCTGGCGGTGGGCGGCCGCCCGGAGACGCGCGGCGTGGTCGCCACCTGCAACTACATCGCGCGGCGCTACGGCGTGCATTCGGCGATGTCGTCGGCGCGCGCGCTCAGGCTGTGCCCGGAACTATTGATCGTGCCGCCGGACATGGCGCGCTACCGGCTGGCCAGCCAGCAGATCATGGCCATCTACCAGCGCTACACCGAGGTGATCGAGCCCTTGTCGCTGGACGAGGCTTATCTCGACGTCACCGGCCAGCCGCATGAGCGGGGCAGCGCCACGCTGATGGCCGAGGCGATACGCCGCCAGATCCGCGACGAGGTGGGCATCACCGCGTCGGCCGGCATCGCGCCCAACAAGTTCCTGGCCAAGGTGGCCAGCGACTGGAACAAGCCGGACGGCCAGTATCTGATCCGCCCGCGCGACATCGACGCCTTCGTCGCCGTGTTGCCGGTGGAGAAGATACACGGCGTCGGCCGCGTCACCGCCGAGCGGCTCCACCGGCTGGGCATACGCAGCTGCGGCGATCTCAGGCGCTGGTCGCCGGCCGACCTGTTCCGCCATTTCGGCAGCTTCGGCGAGCGCCTGCTGGCATTGGCGCACGGACGCGACGAGCGGCCGGTGTCCACCGACCGCAGCCGCAAGACGATCAGCGTCGAGGAGACTTACGCGCAGGACCTGCCCGACCTCGCCAGCTGCCTGTCCAAGCTGCCGGAGCTGGTGGACCGGCTGCAGGCGCGGCTGGCGCGCAGCGGCAGCCCGGCATTCAAGGGCTTGTCGGTGAAGCTGAAGTTCGACGATTTCAGCCAGACCACGGTCGAGCAGCCGGGCTACGCGCTGTCGATGGCGGCCTTCGGCCAGCTGCTGCGCGCCGGCCACGCGCGCGGCGCGCGGCCGGCGCGGCTGCTGGGCGTGGGCGTGAAGCTGGCCGACGATTTCGATCTGCCGCGCCAGCTGCGGCTGTTTGGCCGCGACGGCCGGCCGCTGCCGGACAGCGCGCCGCCCGCCGAGGCGCCGCCGGGCGGGCCGGAGGCCGACTCGGCGGCCTAG
- a CDS encoding SelT/SelW/SelH family protein, whose protein sequence is MNPSAPPASLPRVVIHYCTGCRWLLRAGWLAQELLTTFEKELAEVALRPGSGGVFRVEVDGELLWDRKAEDGFPELKILKQRLRDRIAPDKALGHSDRP, encoded by the coding sequence ATGAATCCGTCCGCCCCTCCCGCTTCCCTGCCCCGCGTCGTCATCCATTACTGCACCGGCTGCCGCTGGCTGTTGCGCGCCGGCTGGCTGGCCCAGGAACTGCTGACCACTTTCGAGAAAGAGCTGGCCGAGGTGGCGCTGCGTCCCGGCAGCGGCGGCGTGTTCCGCGTCGAGGTCGACGGCGAGCTGCTGTGGGACCGCAAGGCGGAAGACGGCTTTCCCGAGCTGAAAATCCTCAAGCAGCGGCTGCGCGACCGCATCGCGCCGGACAAGGCGCTGGGGCACAGCGACCGTCCCTGA
- a CDS encoding copper chaperone PCu(A)C: protein MKRFAAALLGLCLSGLAAAHSFQLGAIQIGHPWSRAMPAASQTGGVYLSLENQGKAEDKLVSASTPRAERAEVHTHVNDNGVMRMRKVEGGVAVAPGQTVKFAPGSYHIMLLGLKQPLKAGDRFPLTLSFEKAGQVEVQVVVQDGAGDHAH from the coding sequence ATGAAACGTTTCGCCGCCGCCCTGCTCGGCCTGTGCCTGTCCGGCCTGGCCGCCGCCCATTCCTTCCAGCTGGGCGCCATCCAAATCGGCCATCCGTGGAGCCGCGCGATGCCGGCGGCCAGCCAGACCGGCGGCGTCTATCTGTCGCTGGAGAACCAGGGCAAGGCCGAGGACAAGCTGGTGTCGGCCAGCACGCCGCGCGCAGAGCGCGCCGAAGTGCATACCCACGTCAACGACAACGGCGTGATGCGGATGCGCAAGGTGGAGGGCGGCGTGGCGGTCGCGCCGGGCCAGACCGTCAAGTTCGCGCCGGGCAGCTACCACATCATGCTGCTGGGCCTGAAGCAGCCGCTGAAGGCAGGCGACCGCTTTCCGCTGACGCTGAGCTTCGAGAAGGCCGGCCAAGTGGAAGTGCAGGTGGTGGTGCAGGACGGCGCCGGCGACCACGCGCACTGA
- a CDS encoding MarC family NAAT transporter, which translates to MFKTLSLQFLFGGLLSLITITNPLSKIPLFITLTREMSDSHRDSQARRACVFAAAIMAVSLLAGNLIMAAFGISYGALRIAGGFVVAVLGYRMLFLSQDPGQAPRQSGEREDYAFFPLAMPGISGPGTIAVVIGISTEIAELSTLPAKALAFAMTFAAIGLTCVGMWLTLKSSLLISERLGRGGREVMTRLMGFLLICIGVQFVGSGIRTFMAGS; encoded by the coding sequence ATGTTCAAAACCCTGTCGCTGCAATTCCTGTTCGGCGGTCTGCTCAGCCTGATCACCATCACCAATCCGCTGTCCAAGATTCCGCTGTTCATCACGCTGACCCGCGAAATGAGCGACTCGCACCGCGACTCACAAGCCCGCCGCGCCTGCGTGTTCGCAGCCGCCATCATGGCGGTGAGCCTGCTGGCCGGCAACCTGATCATGGCCGCCTTCGGCATTTCCTACGGCGCGCTGCGCATCGCCGGCGGCTTCGTGGTGGCGGTGCTGGGCTACCGCATGCTGTTCCTGTCGCAGGATCCGGGCCAGGCGCCCAGACAGTCGGGCGAACGCGAGGACTACGCCTTCTTCCCGCTGGCGATGCCCGGCATCAGCGGTCCGGGCACCATCGCGGTGGTGATCGGCATCTCCACCGAGATCGCGGAGCTCTCCACGCTGCCGGCCAAGGCGCTGGCCTTCGCGATGACCTTCGCCGCCATCGGCCTGACCTGCGTCGGCATGTGGCTGACGCTGAAGTCGTCGCTGCTGATCTCGGAGCGGCTGGGCCGCGGCGGCCGCGAGGTGATGACCCGGCTGATGGGCTTCTTGCTGATCTGCATCGGCGTGCAGTTCGTCGGCTCCGGCATCCGCACCTTCATGGCCGGCTCTTGA
- a CDS encoding helix-turn-helix domain-containing protein, which translates to MPAPAQERSELFRADDLGALECLDAQYAERTFPPHFHEEFVVNTLTLGAQSYRHRGGLHRAGVGALVLINPGEVHTGETAHENGWAYRGFYPGVDMIGGLAADLNGKAGLPYFRDTVVVDPGLAGRLDGLHLLLRDSHDALRRESALAAVFSEVLVKYMRLQPDEQASAPTAVETVRQMLADDPAANHSLQQLAAAVGLSPWQLCRQFKRETGLPPVAWRNQLRVARARKLLAAGMRPGAAALELGFADQPHLTRAFQQALGVTPAAYQKAVGARAG; encoded by the coding sequence ATGCCCGCTCCCGCCCAAGAACGTTCCGAACTGTTCCGCGCCGACGACCTCGGCGCGCTGGAATGCCTGGACGCGCAATACGCCGAGCGGACCTTCCCGCCCCATTTCCACGAAGAATTCGTCGTCAACACGCTGACCCTGGGCGCGCAGTCCTACCGCCACCGCGGCGGCCTGCACCGCGCCGGCGTCGGCGCGCTGGTGCTGATCAATCCCGGCGAGGTGCACACCGGCGAAACCGCCCACGAAAACGGCTGGGCCTATCGCGGCTTCTATCCCGGCGTCGACATGATAGGCGGCCTGGCCGCCGACCTGAACGGCAAGGCCGGCCTGCCCTATTTCCGCGACACCGTGGTGGTCGATCCCGGCCTGGCGGGCCGGCTGGACGGCCTGCACCTGCTGCTGCGCGACAGCCACGACGCGTTGCGGCGCGAGTCGGCGCTGGCCGCAGTGTTCAGCGAGGTACTGGTCAAATACATGCGGCTGCAGCCGGACGAGCAAGCGTCGGCTCCCACCGCGGTGGAGACCGTCAGGCAGATGCTGGCCGACGATCCCGCCGCCAATCACTCGCTGCAACAACTGGCGGCGGCGGTCGGCCTGTCGCCCTGGCAGCTGTGCCGCCAATTCAAGCGCGAAACCGGGCTGCCGCCGGTAGCCTGGCGCAACCAGCTGCGGGTGGCGCGCGCCCGCAAGCTGCTGGCCGCCGGCATGCGCCCCGGCGCGGCGGCGCTGGAGCTGGGCTTCGCCGACCAGCCGCACCTGACCCGCGCGTTCCAGCAGGCGCTGGGCGTCACGCCGGCCGCCTATCAGAAGGCCGTGGGCGCGCGCGCCGGCTGA
- a CDS encoding AzlC family ABC transporter permease, which produces MPSLPDRRRWLLDGARDTVPMMVGAAPFGLIFGTLAIAAGLSPAATAAMSLLVFAGSSQFIAVSLVSAGAALPVIWLTTFVVNLRHALYSATLLPYARPWPLAWRWPLAFWLTDETFAVVEHRFRSLGAEGGQWYWLGSSLSMYLNWQLWTLAGVALGRSVPGLDRLGLDFAMVATFAAIVAPQLKKRPTLAAALAAGAVALLARGLPYKLDLMLAALAGVAAGMMVERGQKREAA; this is translated from the coding sequence ATGCCCTCCTTGCCCGACCGCCGCCGCTGGCTGCTGGACGGCGCGCGCGACACCGTCCCGATGATGGTGGGCGCCGCGCCCTTCGGCCTGATCTTCGGCACCCTGGCCATCGCCGCCGGCCTGTCGCCCGCCGCGACGGCGGCGATGTCGCTGCTGGTCTTCGCCGGCTCCTCGCAGTTCATCGCCGTCAGCCTGGTTTCCGCCGGCGCCGCCTTGCCGGTGATCTGGCTGACCACCTTCGTCGTCAATCTGCGCCACGCGCTGTACAGCGCCACGCTGCTGCCCTACGCGCGGCCATGGCCGCTGGCCTGGCGCTGGCCGCTGGCGTTCTGGCTCACCGACGAGACCTTCGCCGTGGTCGAGCACCGCTTTCGCAGCCTGGGCGCCGAGGGCGGCCAGTGGTACTGGCTGGGATCGTCGCTGTCCATGTATCTGAACTGGCAGCTGTGGACGCTGGCCGGCGTGGCGCTGGGCCGCTCGGTGCCGGGACTGGACCGATTGGGGCTGGATTTCGCGATGGTGGCCACCTTCGCCGCCATCGTCGCGCCGCAGCTGAAAAAGCGGCCGACGCTGGCGGCGGCGCTGGCGGCCGGCGCGGTGGCGCTGCTGGCGCGCGGCCTGCCGTACAAGCTGGATCTGATGCTGGCCGCGCTGGCGGGCGTCGCCGCCGGCATGATGGTTGAACGCGGACAGAAACGGGAGGCCGCATGA
- a CDS encoding AzlD domain-containing protein, giving the protein MNGWQHWAAIAGMLAATLAVRASFLVFGQRLAFPGWLNRALHYVPAAVLSALVAPMALAPAGSIDLSWHNAYLVGTIVAIAVAWKNGKTLLAIVVSFAVYGALRWLL; this is encoded by the coding sequence ATGAACGGATGGCAACACTGGGCGGCCATCGCCGGCATGCTGGCCGCCACGCTGGCGGTGCGCGCCAGCTTCCTGGTCTTCGGCCAGCGGCTGGCGTTTCCCGGCTGGCTGAACCGCGCGCTGCACTACGTGCCGGCGGCGGTGCTGTCGGCGCTGGTGGCGCCGATGGCGCTGGCGCCGGCCGGCAGCATCGACCTGTCCTGGCATAACGCCTACCTTGTCGGCACCATCGTCGCCATCGCCGTCGCCTGGAAAAACGGCAAGACGCTGCTGGCCATCGTGGTCAGCTTCGCCGTCTACGGCGCGCTGCGCTGGCTGCTATAG
- a CDS encoding sodium-dependent transporter: MPRTQWGSRLGFILASAGATVGLGSIWKFPYVTAMNGGGAFLLVYLAFTFTLGLALLQAELALGRAAGCGAVGAFSRLGSPRWKLLGYGGVLCCFLIFSFYSVVGGWTLGYLLRALDGRVMSDDAGALAALFGQYVGDPAEALLTHALFAGLTLLVVAGGIQKGIERAGKLLMPLLFLLMLALIVRAVTLPGAMAGVAALFRPDFSRLTPGMLVEALGLACFSLSVGAGCMLAYGSYLGPGTRLGNSALWVTGLTALTSVLAGLMIFPAIYAFGLNPQAGPGLTYMVMPVVFNHLPYGQLFATAFFALLLMAALTSAVSLLEVVAILPIDEFGVGRRQATLAVTALAFLAGVPAALSFGPLADCKLFGRTAFELMDYAASNVLLPLGCIGTALFAGRVAWPAVRDELRLSAPAATLMRGACRWLAPLLIGLVLAYNL; this comes from the coding sequence ATGCCACGCACGCAATGGGGTTCCCGCCTCGGTTTCATTCTGGCTTCGGCCGGCGCCACGGTGGGCCTCGGTTCCATCTGGAAATTCCCCTATGTCACCGCCATGAATGGCGGCGGCGCCTTCCTGCTGGTCTATCTGGCCTTCACCTTCACCCTGGGGCTGGCCTTGCTGCAGGCCGAGCTGGCGCTGGGCCGCGCGGCCGGCTGCGGCGCGGTCGGCGCGTTCTCCCGGCTGGGCTCGCCGCGCTGGAAGCTGCTGGGCTACGGCGGCGTGCTGTGCTGCTTCCTGATATTTTCCTTTTACAGCGTGGTCGGCGGCTGGACGCTGGGCTATCTGCTGCGCGCGCTGGACGGCCGGGTGATGAGCGATGACGCGGGCGCGCTGGCCGCGCTGTTCGGCCAGTACGTCGGCGATCCTGCCGAGGCGCTGCTGACCCACGCGCTGTTCGCCGGCCTGACGCTGCTGGTGGTGGCGGGCGGCATCCAGAAGGGCATAGAGCGCGCCGGCAAGCTGCTGATGCCGCTGCTGTTCCTGCTGATGCTGGCGCTGATCGTCCGCGCCGTGACGCTGCCCGGCGCGATGGCCGGGGTGGCGGCGCTGTTCCGCCCCGATTTTAGCCGGCTGACGCCGGGCATGCTGGTGGAGGCGCTGGGCCTGGCCTGCTTCTCGTTGTCGGTGGGCGCCGGCTGCATGTTGGCTTACGGCTCCTACCTGGGGCCGGGCACCCGGCTCGGCAATTCGGCGCTGTGGGTGACCGGGCTGACCGCGCTGACCTCGGTGCTGGCCGGCTTGATGATCTTTCCCGCCATCTACGCCTTCGGCCTGAATCCGCAGGCCGGCCCGGGCCTGACTTATATGGTGATGCCGGTGGTGTTCAACCATCTGCCCTACGGCCAGCTGTTCGCGACGGCCTTCTTCGCGCTGCTGCTGATGGCGGCGCTGACCTCGGCGGTGTCGCTGCTGGAGGTGGTGGCCATCCTGCCGATAGACGAATTCGGCGTCGGCCGGCGCCAGGCCACGCTGGCGGTGACCGCGCTGGCCTTCCTGGCCGGCGTGCCGGCGGCGCTGTCCTTCGGTCCGCTGGCCGATTGCAAGCTGTTCGGCCGCACCGCGTTCGAGCTGATGGACTACGCCGCGTCCAATGTGCTGCTGCCTTTGGGCTGCATTGGCACCGCGCTGTTCGCCGGACGGGTGGCGTGGCCGGCGGTGCGCGACGAGCTGCGGCTGTCCGCGCCGGCGGCGACGCTGATGCGCGGCGCCTGCCGCTGGCTGGCGCCGCTGCTGATAGGCCTGGTGCTGGCCTACAACCTATAG
- a CDS encoding amino acid permease, whose amino-acid sequence MSEAHTGLQRELKNRHIQLIALGGAVGTGLFLGSASVLKSAGPSMILGYAIAGFIAFMIMRQLGEMVAEEPVAGSFSHFAYRYWGRFPGFLSGWNYWVLYVLVSMAELTAVGAYVQYWWPHVPAWLTALVCFVCINGINLANVKSYGETEFWFALIKVAAVIGMILFGGYLLLSGSGGPQASVSNLWNDGGFFPHGVKGLFMMMAVIMFSFGGLELIGMTAAEANDPQKTIPKAVNQVIYRILIFYIGSLVVLLSLYPWNKVAAGGSPFVMIFEQIGAGFTAHALNFVVLTAALSVYNSCVYATSRMLFGLARQGNAPRALGKLDTRGVPVYATLFSAAATFACVILNYLLPGEALGLLMSLVVAALVTNWAMISLTHLKFRRAKGGQKLVFPSFWFPLSNWICLAFMVMILGILLFTPGMAVSVYVLPVWLGLLWLGFRLKKPSPAEARLAGENA is encoded by the coding sequence GTGAGCGAAGCCCACACCGGTTTGCAGCGCGAGCTGAAAAACCGCCACATCCAGCTGATCGCGCTGGGCGGCGCCGTCGGCACCGGCCTGTTCCTCGGCTCGGCCAGCGTCCTGAAGTCGGCCGGCCCCTCGATGATCCTCGGCTACGCCATCGCCGGCTTCATCGCCTTCATGATCATGCGCCAACTGGGCGAGATGGTGGCCGAGGAGCCGGTCGCCGGTTCGTTCAGCCACTTCGCCTACCGCTACTGGGGCCGCTTCCCCGGCTTTCTGTCCGGCTGGAACTACTGGGTGCTGTACGTGCTGGTGAGCATGGCCGAGCTGACCGCGGTCGGCGCCTACGTCCAGTACTGGTGGCCGCACGTGCCGGCCTGGCTGACCGCGCTGGTGTGCTTCGTCTGCATCAACGGCATCAATCTCGCCAACGTCAAATCCTACGGCGAGACCGAATTCTGGTTCGCGCTGATCAAGGTGGCGGCGGTGATCGGCATGATCCTGTTCGGCGGCTACCTGCTGCTGTCCGGCAGCGGCGGCCCGCAGGCCTCGGTCAGCAATCTGTGGAACGACGGCGGCTTCTTCCCGCACGGTGTCAAAGGCCTGTTCATGATGATGGCGGTGATCATGTTCTCCTTCGGCGGCTTGGAACTGATCGGCATGACCGCGGCCGAGGCGAACGACCCGCAGAAAACCATCCCCAAGGCCGTCAACCAGGTGATCTACCGCATCCTGATCTTCTACATCGGCTCGCTGGTGGTGCTGCTGTCGCTGTACCCGTGGAACAAGGTGGCCGCCGGCGGCAGCCCCTTCGTGATGATCTTCGAGCAGATCGGCGCCGGCTTCACCGCGCACGCGCTGAACTTCGTGGTGCTGACCGCCGCGCTGTCGGTGTACAACAGCTGCGTGTACGCCACCAGCCGCATGCTGTTCGGCCTGGCCCGACAAGGCAACGCGCCGCGGGCGCTGGGCAAGCTGGACACGCGCGGCGTGCCGGTGTACGCCACGCTGTTCTCCGCGGCGGCCACTTTCGCCTGCGTGATCCTGAACTACCTGCTGCCGGGCGAGGCGCTGGGCCTGCTGATGTCGCTGGTGGTGGCCGCGCTGGTCACCAACTGGGCGATGATCAGCCTGACCCATCTGAAGTTCCGCCGCGCCAAGGGCGGCCAGAAGCTGGTGTTCCCGTCGTTCTGGTTCCCGCTGTCCAACTGGATCTGCCTGGCCTTCATGGTGATGATACTGGGCATCCTGCTGTTCACGCCGGGCATGGCGGTGTCGGTCTACGTGCTGCCGGTGTGGCTGGGCCTGCTGTGGCTGGGCTTCCGCTTGAAGAAACCCTCGCCGGCCGAGGCCAGGCTGGCCGGAGAGAACGCCTGA
- a CDS encoding glycine zipper 2TM domain-containing protein — MKQSVLIASVLGGGIALGAVGVAGIQAMKSSKPETAVVASAPLAQASAPAIQALAPSAASSTLAQAAPQASTPAAAAVPKAEPAPKPKPVHATHARILGVTPIREAGTEPKQVCHQEQVVHQAPVQDENRIAGSVIGGVVGGLLGNQVGGGNGKKAATVIGALAGGYAGNRVQEGMQQRDQVAGTRTICNTEDVKTEKIVGYNVRYSLDGKTGTVRMDEKPKGKTLPAKDGKLLI; from the coding sequence ATGAAACAATCGGTATTGATCGCCAGCGTGCTCGGCGGCGGCATCGCGCTCGGCGCGGTGGGCGTGGCCGGCATCCAGGCCATGAAGTCGTCGAAGCCGGAAACCGCCGTCGTCGCCAGCGCGCCGCTGGCCCAGGCTTCCGCTCCGGCCATCCAGGCGCTCGCGCCCAGCGCGGCCTCGTCCACCCTCGCGCAAGCGGCGCCGCAGGCGTCTACGCCCGCCGCCGCCGCGGTCCCCAAAGCGGAGCCGGCGCCGAAGCCGAAGCCGGTTCATGCCACCCACGCCCGAATCCTGGGCGTGACCCCGATCCGCGAAGCGGGCACCGAGCCCAAGCAGGTCTGCCACCAGGAGCAGGTGGTGCACCAGGCGCCGGTGCAGGATGAAAACCGCATCGCCGGCTCGGTGATCGGCGGCGTGGTCGGCGGCCTGCTCGGCAACCAGGTGGGCGGCGGCAACGGCAAGAAGGCGGCCACCGTGATCGGCGCGCTGGCCGGCGGCTATGCCGGCAACCGGGTGCAGGAAGGCATGCAGCAGCGCGACCAGGTGGCCGGCACCCGCACCATCTGCAACACCGAGGACGTGAAGACCGAGAAGATCGTCGGCTACAACGTGCGCTACTCGCTGGACGGCAAGACCGGCACCGTGCGCATGGACGAAAAGCCGAAGGGCAAGACGCTGCCGGCCAAGGACGGCAAGCTGCTGATCTGA